The following coding sequences lie in one Apium graveolens cultivar Ventura chromosome 3, ASM990537v1, whole genome shotgun sequence genomic window:
- the LOC141712987 gene encoding auxin efflux carrier component 1 isoform X2, protein MITLSDFYHVMTAVVPLYVAMVLAYGSVKWWKIFSPDQCSGINRFVALFAVPLLSFHFISSNNPYTMNFRFIAADTLQKIIMLVVLAIWCRVSRRGCLEWTITLFSLSTLPNTLVMGIPLLKGMYGDFSGSLMVQIVVLQCIIWYTLMLFLFEFRGARMLISEQFPDTAGSIVSIHVDSDVMSLDGRHVLETEAEIKEDGKLHVTVRKSNASRSDIYSRRSQGLSTTPRPSNLTNAEIYSLQSSRNPTPRGSSFNHTDFYSMVAGGGRNSNFGASDVYGLNASRGPTPRTSNFEEDGNKSRFHHHGQPGNVHNYPAPNPGMFSPKTNGTAAAASKKPNAQGHNNKAEEGTKDLHMFVWSSSASPVSDVFGGHDYGALDHPAPIDLRVAVSPAKVEGHRAADNQEEYMVERDEFSFGDREMHKHEGGEKGGENKAKVMPPTSVMTRLILIMVWRKLIRNPNTYSSLIGLIWSLVSFRWHVEMPAIIAKSISILSDAGLGMAMFSLGLFMALQPRIIACGNSIATFAMAVRFLTGPAVMAAASIAVGLRGTLLHVAIVQCNIRNVNCSTNHTGLLCFVGTMK, encoded by the exons ATGATCACTCTTTCAGATTTTTACCATGTCATGACTGCAGTAGTTCCCCTGTATGTAGCCATGGTTTTAGCTTATGGTTCTGTAAAATGGTGGAAGATCTTCTCCCCTGATCAATGTTCAGGCATCAACCGTTTTGTTGCTCTGTTTGCTGTCCCTCTTCTCTCTTTTCACTTCATTTCTTCCAACAATCCTTACACTATGAACTTCAGGTTCATTGCTGCTGACACACTTCAAAAGATTATTATGCTTGTTGTGTTAGCTATTTGGTGTAGAGTGAGCAGAAGGGGTTGTTTGGAATGGACTATTACACTCTTTTCACTCTCCACTCTTCCCAACACACTTGTCATGGGCATTCCTTTGCTTAAAGGAATGTATGGGGACTTTTCTGGGAGTTTAATGGTGCAGATTGTTGTTCTTCAGTGCATCATCTGGTATACTTTGATGCTTTTCTTGTTTGAGTTTAGAGGTGCAAGAATGTTGATTTCTGAACAGTTTCCTGATACTGCTGGTTCTATTGTTTCCATTCATGTTGATTCTGATGTCATGTCATTGGATGGAAGACATGTTTTGGAGACCGAGGCTGAGATTAAGGAAGATGGGAAGCTTCATGTTACTGTTAGAAAATCTAATGCATCAAGGTCTGATATTTATTCCAGAAGGTCTCAGGGGTTGTCGACAACTCCTCGACCTTCTAATCTTACTAATGCAGAGATTTACTCTTTGCAGTCTTCCAGAAACCCGACCCCGCGAGGGTCGAGTTTCAATCACACTGATTTTTACTCTATGGTTGCTGGTGGTGGGAGGAACTCAAACTTTGGCGCTTCTGATGTTTATGGGCTTAATGCATCCAGGGGACCTACTCCTCGGACATCTAATTTTGAGGAAGATGGGAATAAGTCCAGGTTTCATCATCACGGGCAGCCGGGTAACGTGCATAATTACCCGGCTCCCAATCCGGGGATGTTTTCTCCGAAAACAAATGGAACAGCAGCAGCAGCATCCAAGAAGCCTAATGCACAAGGACATAATAATAAGGCAGAGGAAGGCACTAAAGATCTTCACATGTTTGTATGGAGTTCAAGTGCTTCTCCTGTATCAGATGTTTTTGGAGGCCATGATTATGGAGCTTTAGACCATCCTGCACCTATAGATCTAAGAGTGGCTGTTTCTCCAGCAAAAG TTGAGGGTCATAGAGCAGCTGATAATCAAGAAGAATACATGGTAGAGAGAGATGAATTTAGCTTTGGGGATAGAGAAATGCACAAGCATGAAGGTGGTGAGAAAGGCGGAGAAAACAAAGCTAAAGTGATGCCTCCAACAAGTGTAATGACTAGGCTTATTTTGATCATGGTGTGGAGAAAACTTATCAGGAATCCCAACACTTACTCTAGCTTAATTGGCCTCATCTGGTCTCTAGTTTCATTCAG GTGGCATGTTGAAATGCCTGCCATAATTGCAAAGTCTATATCCATACTGTCTGATGCAGGACTTGGCATGGCCATGTTCAGTCTAG GTCTGTTTATGGCATTGCAACCAAGGATCATAGCATGTGGAAATTCTATTGCAACTTTTGCCATGGCTGTCAGATTCCTCACAGGCCCAGCTGTCATGGCAGCTGCTTCCATTGCTGTTGGTCTTCGTGGCACTCTCTTACATGTGGCCATTGTCCAG TGTAATATTCGGAATGTTAATTGCTCTACCAATCACACTGGCTTATTATGTTTTGTTGGGACTATGAAGTAG
- the LOC141712987 gene encoding putative auxin efflux carrier component 1c isoform X1 produces MITLSDFYHVMTAVVPLYVAMVLAYGSVKWWKIFSPDQCSGINRFVALFAVPLLSFHFISSNNPYTMNFRFIAADTLQKIIMLVVLAIWCRVSRRGCLEWTITLFSLSTLPNTLVMGIPLLKGMYGDFSGSLMVQIVVLQCIIWYTLMLFLFEFRGARMLISEQFPDTAGSIVSIHVDSDVMSLDGRHVLETEAEIKEDGKLHVTVRKSNASRSDIYSRRSQGLSTTPRPSNLTNAEIYSLQSSRNPTPRGSSFNHTDFYSMVAGGGRNSNFGASDVYGLNASRGPTPRTSNFEEDGNKSRFHHHGQPGNVHNYPAPNPGMFSPKTNGTAAAASKKPNAQGHNNKAEEGTKDLHMFVWSSSASPVSDVFGGHDYGALDHPAPIDLRVAVSPAKVEGHRAADNQEEYMVERDEFSFGDREMHKHEGGEKGGENKAKVMPPTSVMTRLILIMVWRKLIRNPNTYSSLIGLIWSLVSFRWHVEMPAIIAKSISILSDAGLGMAMFSLGLFMALQPRIIACGNSIATFAMAVRFLTGPAVMAAASIAVGLRGTLLHVAIVQAALPQGIVPFVFAKEYNVHPDILSTAVIFGMLIALPITLAYYVLLGL; encoded by the exons ATGATCACTCTTTCAGATTTTTACCATGTCATGACTGCAGTAGTTCCCCTGTATGTAGCCATGGTTTTAGCTTATGGTTCTGTAAAATGGTGGAAGATCTTCTCCCCTGATCAATGTTCAGGCATCAACCGTTTTGTTGCTCTGTTTGCTGTCCCTCTTCTCTCTTTTCACTTCATTTCTTCCAACAATCCTTACACTATGAACTTCAGGTTCATTGCTGCTGACACACTTCAAAAGATTATTATGCTTGTTGTGTTAGCTATTTGGTGTAGAGTGAGCAGAAGGGGTTGTTTGGAATGGACTATTACACTCTTTTCACTCTCCACTCTTCCCAACACACTTGTCATGGGCATTCCTTTGCTTAAAGGAATGTATGGGGACTTTTCTGGGAGTTTAATGGTGCAGATTGTTGTTCTTCAGTGCATCATCTGGTATACTTTGATGCTTTTCTTGTTTGAGTTTAGAGGTGCAAGAATGTTGATTTCTGAACAGTTTCCTGATACTGCTGGTTCTATTGTTTCCATTCATGTTGATTCTGATGTCATGTCATTGGATGGAAGACATGTTTTGGAGACCGAGGCTGAGATTAAGGAAGATGGGAAGCTTCATGTTACTGTTAGAAAATCTAATGCATCAAGGTCTGATATTTATTCCAGAAGGTCTCAGGGGTTGTCGACAACTCCTCGACCTTCTAATCTTACTAATGCAGAGATTTACTCTTTGCAGTCTTCCAGAAACCCGACCCCGCGAGGGTCGAGTTTCAATCACACTGATTTTTACTCTATGGTTGCTGGTGGTGGGAGGAACTCAAACTTTGGCGCTTCTGATGTTTATGGGCTTAATGCATCCAGGGGACCTACTCCTCGGACATCTAATTTTGAGGAAGATGGGAATAAGTCCAGGTTTCATCATCACGGGCAGCCGGGTAACGTGCATAATTACCCGGCTCCCAATCCGGGGATGTTTTCTCCGAAAACAAATGGAACAGCAGCAGCAGCATCCAAGAAGCCTAATGCACAAGGACATAATAATAAGGCAGAGGAAGGCACTAAAGATCTTCACATGTTTGTATGGAGTTCAAGTGCTTCTCCTGTATCAGATGTTTTTGGAGGCCATGATTATGGAGCTTTAGACCATCCTGCACCTATAGATCTAAGAGTGGCTGTTTCTCCAGCAAAAG TTGAGGGTCATAGAGCAGCTGATAATCAAGAAGAATACATGGTAGAGAGAGATGAATTTAGCTTTGGGGATAGAGAAATGCACAAGCATGAAGGTGGTGAGAAAGGCGGAGAAAACAAAGCTAAAGTGATGCCTCCAACAAGTGTAATGACTAGGCTTATTTTGATCATGGTGTGGAGAAAACTTATCAGGAATCCCAACACTTACTCTAGCTTAATTGGCCTCATCTGGTCTCTAGTTTCATTCAG GTGGCATGTTGAAATGCCTGCCATAATTGCAAAGTCTATATCCATACTGTCTGATGCAGGACTTGGCATGGCCATGTTCAGTCTAG GTCTGTTTATGGCATTGCAACCAAGGATCATAGCATGTGGAAATTCTATTGCAACTTTTGCCATGGCTGTCAGATTCCTCACAGGCCCAGCTGTCATGGCAGCTGCTTCCATTGCTGTTGGTCTTCGTGGCACTCTCTTACATGTGGCCATTGTCCAG GCAGCTCTACCGCAGGGAATTGTCCCCTTTGTGTTTGCTAAGGAATACAATGTACATCCTGATATTCTCAGCACTGC TGTAATATTCGGAATGTTAATTGCTCTACCAATCACACTGGCTTATTATGTTTTGTTGGGACTATGA